A section of the Salmo salar chromosome ssa05, Ssal_v3.1, whole genome shotgun sequence genome encodes:
- the LOC106605541 gene encoding actin-binding Rho-activating protein-like, translated as MENNDAPVEFNDDRTVCVTSVKGLKENWQRWSNEHQEYQKHNPFSNDRGAMVRLQRDQDGYGRPLEGSLTEQRGQDAHVHISREVEELCQVIRDIGESCGDGGGEKRPVVTVEFGKLFEHYVNISNKVVGILLRARKQGLVSFEGEMLWQGQDDRVLITLLQSPG; from the coding sequence ATGGAGAACAACGATGCACCTGTCGAGTTTAACGATGacaggacagtgtgtgtgacGTCAGTGAAAGGGTTAAAGGAGAACTGGCAGAGATGGTCCAACGAGCACCAGGAGTACCAGAAACACAACCCCTTCAGTAACGACCGGGGGGCTATGGTGAGGCTCCAGCGGGACCAGGATGGCTATGGGAGGCCCCTGGAGGGCTCCTTGACAGAGCAGAGGGGCCAGGACGCCCATGTCCACATCAGCCGGGAGGTGGAGGAGCTCTGCCAGGTGATCAGGGACATCGGGGAAAGCTGTGGGGACGGTGGCGGCGAGAAGAGACCTGTGGTGACGGTGGAGTTTGGGAAGCTGTTTGAGCACTATGTGAACATCTCCAACAAGGTGGTGGGGATCCTGCTGAGGGCCAGAAAACAAGGCCTGGTCAGCTTTGAAGGGGAGATGCTGTGGCAGGGGCAGGATGACAGGGTCCTCATCACACTGCTACAGTCACCAGGATGA